Proteins encoded in a region of the Verrucomicrobiia bacterium genome:
- a CDS encoding co-chaperone GroES, which yields MTLNIRPVGDRILVEAVEEKEIKKGGIVIPDTAKEKPMESRVVALGTGKTDDNGKKVPFEMKKGDHLLVARYGGTEIKLDGKEYKILNSEDVLAVIE from the coding sequence ATGACACTGAACATTAGACCCGTTGGCGACCGAATCCTCGTGGAAGCTGTCGAAGAGAAGGAAATCAAAAAAGGCGGGATTGTTATCCCCGACACCGCCAAAGAAAAGCCGATGGAAAGCCGCGTAGTGGCCCTCGGAACGGGGAAAACGGATGACAACGGCAAGAAGGTTCCCTTTGAAATGAAAAAAGGCGACCACCTGTTGGTTGCCAGATATGGCGGCACTGAAATCAAGCTCGATGGCAAGGAATACAAGATCCTCAATTCTGAGGATGTCCTCGCCGTGATCGAGTAA